TTTACGAACGCAGTTACCAGAGGATTCGGCTGCCCGGGGGCTAGGTGATATTGTCATCACGACGCTCGGAGACTTCTCCATACAGAATGAGGCAGTGCGTGTCAAATGGATTTCGAGCAAAAGCGCAGAATTGTTCGCCTATTTACTGCTGTATCGGGGCAAGCGAATTGCTCGTTCCCGACTAGTTACAGATATTTTTGGAGCAATGACTATGGAAGGCGCTGAAAAATATTTGAATACGACCGTCTACCAGCTGCGCAAGTCATTGGAGCCACTTGGTTTGCGGAAAGCTATTCAATCTGAAAATGACGGTTACGCATTGGAGTTAAGTAACGCAACTATCGACTACGAGGAGTTCGAACAGAGGGTTGGAAATCTGGAGAGCATAACTGCTGATGATGTGGAAAGCTTGCTGCAGGCTGAGAGGCTGTACACAGGAGATTTATTCGGTAGTAAAGCTTATGTATGGGCGATTTATGAGACGGAGCGCCTTGCTGAGCTATATGTGTCCTTCGTCAAAAGGTTATCCGAGGCGCTAATTTCTTTTCAGAATACAGCTACCGCAGCGAAGCTGCTGCTTAAGCTATATGCCCGCAATCCTCTGGATGAATCTGTCGTAAGACTGCTTATGCAGATACATGGGCAAGACGGGAATAAGAAAGGATTGACCGCTCAATATACTGATTATGTAAAGCTTTTGGGCAGGGAGCTTGGTATTCGCCCATCCAAGGAATTGATTCTGCTGTATGACTCGCTTGTGAACGAGTTTGTCGACAACAAATAATAGATATTATCATGGCACTTCCCCATACCTTCACCTATGAAAAGGAGTATCCTTGTGCGCAGAAAAATAATCATCGTTGCAGCTCTTATCGCTATGTTAGTTACTTCTGTATCTGTTGTATCCGCAAAGGATTCCTCTAGAATCCGCACTACTGTAGCATTCACTTACTCGTTATCCTCTGATAAAAGTGAAGTCATTCCAACCGTGACAGTAACCTCTCAGGATTATTCTACAGGCTCTGCACAGCAGCAATCGTATTCTTTTCCCAATCAGAAAATCAGTATACCGGCTAATGCCAGCTACAATGAAATGGACACCTCTAAGCCAGAAAGCCTGAGAACTTCATGCGGAAGCTACACGGGTACTTATCACTTTCAAATGTCATCAGGTCTGAAAGCCTATCAAGTAGATTGCTACTCCGTATATAACAACAAAACGGGGAATAGAACTCAGCCTAAGCATTCTCGTATTCTAGAATTTGACTTGAAGACAAAGAAGCTCAGAGTACTTCGCAGCGTAGATAGTGATTCGGAATATACAGGATATGTGGGCTTGGAAATGTATCGTAATTTCAAAGGCTATGCTGTGAAGACGGATGAAAAAGCGGTAGCTCACGAAGATTATAGCTCGAAGAAGGTACAGGTGTATTCTCTAGAAACCAATAAGCCTATTGCCGTACTTAATGATTATCCACGAGAAGAAAGTATAAACCCGTTGACGGGTAACTATGACAAGATATTAGATATCCAAGCTGTTGTCATCCAAGAGTATGAGCTTTTGAAGGGTAACGCGGCTAATTATGGCTATTCTATTTCGTACGCGGGGAAAAGCTACCTAGTGAAAAACTATCAGCTATACGCTGATGGACGCAAAACGGAGCTTTTTGGAAATAAAAATATAGCAACCAAACGATGGGAAAAGAAAATCGGAAGCCTCCGTTACGCTTATTATTATGATAGTAAGAAGAAGGCGTGGTTCGTCGGCTATTCCAAAGGGGGAAGCTATTTTCCTCTCAGTGAGTCTTCTGCTATGGCAATTGCTTCATTTTCTCCGAATGATAAGTACTTACTTATCTCGAATTATTTTACCGATCCGAAAACACGAAAGAGAACGGGCAAATATACCACAACTGTTGTTGATACCAGCACGGCCAAGGTCTTACATGTACTTCCCGCCTTTGAGGAATACAATAGGGATCATGGCTTCCAATGGATAAGCGACGACCTGGTTTATGTTCGATTCAACAACCCCAATTATTCTGGTTATTTGCATGTGCCAACTGGCATTCTGACTAAGCATGAAGGAGAAAGATATTACGATAATGCAAGCTTGTATTCAGGCAGCTATTCGAATCTTCTCACACCTGAATCGCCGTATGAAATTCTCATTGATGGCAGGAATGTTAGCTACTCCACTCAGGGGCCTTTCCATCTTTACAAGGGAGAGGAACAGTGGATGATTCCGCTAGATGACTTTGCCAGAGGTATAGGCGCTGCTGTCAAAACCACTAAGAGCGGCTGGCAAGTAAGTCAAAACAATCAAGTGCTGGACATTTCCCGAGAGAAGGCAGTCATTTTCCGAAATCAAGCATTCGTGCCGTTTGCAAGCCTTACTGAAAACCTGGGTATTGTTGCAGCTATTGAAGTTAATTACAAGCTTCTGCTGTTTACTAATCAAATAACAGAGGAACAATTGAAAGTGGCTTTTCCTAAAGCGACTCTTGTTGATTACGACTTTAAGGCTCTTATTGACGGTAAGCTTACTTCCTTAGATGAATCGACGCGAGAAGTCTATCACATGTATAGAGTAGAAGGCGAAACGCTTGTTCTTTTTCAAAATGGTCATTTGGTAAGCGTGATCGGTGCGAGCTATCCTTCAAAAACGGCTCGTGGAGTTGAACTGCACGAGGGTAAGGGGAAAAATGCCATGTTGAAAAAATACGGTACAGTAAAGCCAAAGAAAGACGGGGAAATGCAGCTATATACGTATAAAATGAATGATTACGATATGACCTTTGCTACCGGTAATGATCTAGTCAAGGCTGTTTACTTCACCTTTCATAATCAAGAATAGCATCAATACAGCATATGTAGTCCGATCCACAGCCGCTTGAGGTTGTGGATTTATGGCGTGCCCGGCATAATAATGGATAGATGAAGGAATACCAATGATAATTAAGCCTCATGCGGAGGATTGGAAAATGACCTTGGCAAAACAGATAAATGAGATGATTTTTCATATCTTTCATGTGGAGCATACGAGTTGTACAGATCAAACAGAGTTGAGCTCGCATTTTGTATCAACCTATCAGGTAATATTCGTAAGTAAGGGCAAGGGAAGAATAGAGATTAATGGTGAGGTCCATCTTGCAGAGGCGGGAAAAACATTTTTTCTCCAAAAGGGGAAGAAGGTTCAAATCACTTCTAATGCGCAGGAACCGCTGGAGTTCTATGAGATAGCCTATTCCTATAAGAGTCGTTATCAAACGAATGGGACATGGCAATTATATAAGGAAGAAGGAATAACTTTCCCGATTGAGGGAGAGGTGTATATCGGAAATCATTCGCAGGCGCTCCACTTGTTCGAGCAGCTGTATGTGAGTGCTCAAGAGCAGGAGGATCTGCGGCAATATCGGCAAAAAAGCTTGTTTATGGAATTTATCTACATCGTTCTAAAGGGGATTTCGGAGCAACAGCACGATATTGTCAAGGGTATGGAGCATACCTTTAACTATTTGAAAACTCACTATATGGAAATGATTTCGTTGGATTTTCTGGCTGAGATGGCGGGATTTAGTCCCAGCTATTACTCTCGCTTGTTTAAGAAGATTAAAGGCGTCAGCCCAACAACCTACATTACCAAGCTGAGAATTGAACGTGCCAAGGAATTGCTCGTGTTATCCAATAGCTCCTATCAAGACATTGCACAATCGGTTGGCTATAAGGAGGAGTCCTATTTTAGTCGAATGTTCAAGAAAGAAACGGGCCATTCTCCAGCTCATTATTTGAAATTAAAACGCAAGAAAATTGCTATTATGAGACATACCTTTAACGGTGACCTGCTGGCACTCGGCGTGACTCCTCATGTATCTGTCCGCTTATCGGATTGGGACAACTTTCACCTTAAGGATCAATTGAAGGATTCACGTGTCATCGCGATCTATGATTCGCATAGCTTGGATGATTTGATTCGATTTGAGCCAGATATCATTGTTAGTGACCGGGAGTGGGGGAATAAGAACGAAGACTTATCGTTAATTGCCCCAACGGTTGTTATTTCTTACTGGGAGCTTGATTGGCGGCAGAGATTTCTGCAGATTGCCAATGTGATTGGCAAGCATAAGGAAGCGAGAGGCTGGCTGACCCGGTATGACAGGAAAGCAATGCAGGCTCAGGTAAGCATAAAGGCATATATCGGTGATAAAACGGTGCTGATCCTGAGAATTATCGGGGGTAAGCTAAGGGTTTATGGGATGGATCGCAATATAGGCTGTGTATTGTACGAGGATCTTCAAATCACTCCGCCACAGGAAGTGAGGGCGATCAAGTGGAGGAAGGCAATTCTGACTGAGGACTTGCCCAAGTATGGGGCGGATATGATCTTAATTATGTGTTCACCCAAAAGAAGAGATCAGAAGCTATGGGAGCAGGTACAATTAAGCTCTGAATGGCAAGGCTTAACTGCTGTGCGCAGTTCTCAGTGGCATCTAATTGATATATACCCATGGATCGACTATTCAGCACTAAGTCATGAGTTGATGATTGATCGTATCCTCAGCTTACTTACACCTTCCAATAAAACTTCCAAATAACAAAAAGCTTCAAAAAACGGAACAAAATACTTCATGGTTTATTTAAAAGCTATCCTATATAATCTGTTAAGCGGGGTCATTGAGAATGATTTTCAATATTAACTCGTAAATATGACAACTACAGATAGCTCACAGGAGGAGTCCAAACCATGTTTCGTGTAAAAACGTCAGTAGTATCCATTTTGTTAATTGCAGGTCTATTATTGTTGGCTGGTTGTGGTTCTAATAATAAAGAAAATGTTGGTTCGAACACACCAAGCCCAAGCGGGGAAACACCTGCTGCTACAGAATCGGGAGCTCCGTCACAAAATAAGATCATTAAGCATGTATGGGGTGAAGCAACAATTAAAGAAACACCTGTAAGAATTGTTGCCCTAGATTATGCATTCATCGATATGCTTAGCGTGCTTGATATAAAGCCAGTTGCGACAGTAGGGATTGGGGAGTCGGGATTTCCAGATTACCTTAAGGATCAAGTGAGTGGAGATGGGATTACGAATGTAGGACAAGCTAAGCAGCCGAACCTGGAAGTGCTTAGATCTGTGAAGCCTGATCTTATTCTTGCCAATCCAGATCGTCACGAGATGATTAAGGATCAGCTTTCGGATATTGCACCTACTATTGCCTTTGACGATGATAACTACCAAATGGTGCTTGCGAACTTAAGTCTTCTTGCGGATGCGGTGGGTAAGAAGGAGCAAGGGGATAAGGTCATTCAAACGATCGAAGCGAAGATCAAGGAAGGCAAGGAAAGAATGCAAACAGCTCCGAGTGCTCTGGTTGTTGGCGCATTTGAAGATGATTCGACCGTGTGGCTCAAAAGCTCTTTCGTTGGTTCCATACTTAGCGGTATTGGTGTTAATTACTTATTCGATGGTACAAAGGATAACTCAGCTGCTGAAAGTAAGACGGATATCGCGAAGCTTAGTCTGGAGCGACTAGGTGAGTATAATCCAGACTATATTTTCCTATATGGCGAGCCTGAGAAATGGCTGAAAAATCCAATATATAAAAACCTACAGGCTGTTAAAGATAACAAGGCTATTACAGTAAGTAGAGATCTCTGGTCTAAGGGTCGTGGACCACGTGCGGCAGAGCTCATTATTGATCAGGCTTTGCAAACAATGGCAGGAGATAAATAATAACATACCCCGGAGGTAGAGCGGTGAACCAACTGCAATCGGGCATGCGGGGGCAGACAAAGTCTGCTCCTTATCTGTTCGTAGGATTCATTATACTTGCCATTATTCTCGGAAGTATTGGCACATTTGTCGGTGTGAAGGGTTTACACTGGAGCAATTTCTCGGATTTGTTTAACTATGATGAGTCGAATTTATTGGCTTACAAGGTTTGGGAGGTTAGGCTGCCAAGAGTCACATTGGCTATTATACTCGGGGCTGGACTGGCTGTAGCCGGATGTCTGCTGCAAGGGATAACAAGAAATCCTTTATCTGATTCAGAGATTATTGGCATTAATCAAGGAGCAAGCTTTTTTGTTGTTCTATCCTTAGTTATGTTCGGATTGAAGGATGTAACAGTTACTATTCTTATAGCTGGATTTGTAGGTGCCGCAGTTGGAGGGAGCCTTGTCTTAATTCTGTCTCAGAGTGGCGCGTATTCAGGGACGCGTCTGCTGCTAGCGGGTGTCTCGATTACTTTATTTATGGGCTCTTTAACGACCGGATTACTGATTCTTCAGGAAGATAAATTATCTGAAATTCTCTACTGGATGGCGGGAAAGCTGTCAGGAGCGAACTGGATGGATGTGAAGCTCAGCCTGCTTTGTGTTGTTCCAGGCACGCTGATTATCTTATTGTTCGCGAGAGCGTTTAATATCTTTTCTCTAGGTGAGGAAATGGCAATGGGATTAGGGCAGAATGTGGTTAGGCTCCGCAGGCTCGCATTTGTCATCGTCATTCTAATTGTCGGAGGGGCAGTTGCACTGGCAGGACCAATCGGATTCGTAGGATTAATAGTTCCTCATATGATAAGATCCTTGGTTGGAACTGACTATCGTCTTGTATTTCCTCTATCAGCATTAGCTGGGATCAACCTGCTGCTCGCTGCTGACATAAGTGGACAGTGGCTTTGGTACCCTTCGGATATCCCCGTTGGTATTATTACAGCTCTTCTAGGCACCCCCTTCTTTCTTTATTTGATGCGGCGCAAAATGGGGGACGGCTAAGTGAACATTCATAACATACGACGGTTTAGATTAACGATACTTGTTTGCTGCTTGCTGCTGGTGATTGCTATCGTGCTTAGCTTGCGTCTTGGGGCAGTAAACATTCCCTTTGCTCAGTTGATAGAAGAACTGACTCAGCGTGATGGCATTATCTACGATTATCGGCTGCCTCGCTTAATTATTGCGGTCTGTATTGGTACTAATATGGCGATTGCTGGGGCAGTGCTGCAAGGTGTGACAAGGAACCCGCTTGCTGCGCCCGATGTTATTGGGATCACCGCTGGTGGTGGATTAGCTACAGTTATTCTCATTTTAGCTATTCCTCAGTTTACTCAGAGCATGCTTCCTTTTTTTGCGTTTGGTGGGTCCATATGTGCAGGCTTGCTCGTTTTTATTTTAGCGTACCAAAAAGGAATCAAGCCTAATCGTCTCGCACTTTGCGGCGTTGCTGTAAGCAGCGGCTTACAGGCAGTTATTACGTTATTTATTGTAAAATATTCACCTTCTGCGTCACAAGCACTCGTATGGCTCAAAGGGAGCTTATATGCTCGAACCTGGGATCATGTGGAGCTACTGTGGCCTTGGACTGTAGTAGGTACAATATTGGCGCTATTGAGCTATCGTCAGTTAAATGTACTATTACTGAGTGAAGATACGATACTGGGCTTAGGTTCCAAAATAAATCGAGTAAGGCTGCGGTTAATTATCATCTCGGTCGCATTAGCCGGGAGCGCGGTAGCGGCTGCGGGTAACATCGGTTTTATCGGCCTAGTCATTCCGCATCTCGCCCGTCTGTTAGTGGGCTCTGATTTCCGTCTAACCTTACCCACCTCAGCGTTGCTTGGAGCAGTATTAGTGGTTTTTGCTGATACAGTAGGACGTATTGTGATGCCTCCTATAGAGATCCCTGTTGGCATCATTACCTCGCTAATCGGTGCACCTTATTTTGTTTACTTGCTGCTCAAGGGCCGAATAGTGGGGAAAGCCTGAAGTGAAAGGTGCAGGAACGGCTTAGTTTCCGTTCTGCCTAGCAAGGCATGCTTCTTATTTCAACTGTGGATTTGCGGGTTAAGTACTCTATCCTCTATTCGGCATCAGCGTACGGATAACGCACTGAGGGCTACTAAGAACGGCGCTTTCAGGCACCAGCGAGCGAATAACGCACTGAGGGCTACTAAGAACGGTGTTTTTAGGCATCAGCGAGCGAATAACGCACTGAGGGCTACTAAGAATGGCGCATTTAGGCATCAGCGAGCGGATAACGCACTGAGGGCTACTAAGAACGGCGCTTTCAGGCATCAGTAAGCAAATAACGCACTGAGGGCTACTAAGAACGGCGGTTTTAAGCACCAGCGAGCAAATAACGCACTGAGGGCTACTAAGAATGGCGGTTTTAGGCATCAGAGAGCGAATAACGCACTGAGGGCTACTAAGAACGGCGGGAGCGAGCGAAATCCGAGGGGGAGAAGCTACTTAATGTCCCCATATTGAGTCCCTTCCCCGCTCCAATTGACACAGTTGATACAAATGTAATATAGTCGATGTATTCAAGGATCTGGGAAGGAAAAATTATGTCGAAATATCCGTATGCCAAAATTAAGGAAGATATTAAGAAACGAGTAATGGAAGGCGAGTGGGTCGGAGATAAGCGGTTGCCTTCTAGCCGTGACTTTGCTCAAGCCTACAAGTCGAGCGTTAATACAGTGGAGAAAGCCATTAAGGAGCTGTGCACAGAAGGGCTGCTGAAACGGGATAATCGCAGAGGTACCTTCATTGATCGCGGTCTCGTATCTCAGATCGGGCATAGTCATTCTGGTCTTGTTGCCGCATCCGTCATCGGGATCGACAACCTGCTGTGGGCGACTGCATTGCGTGGAATCGAAGATGTCTTGCACCTTCATGGCTTTCACTTGCTCAGCTATAGTGACGATAGAAGTCTAGATAAGCTGGAAGCATTGGTGAAAGGTGCGGTTGCCAAAGGGGTAGACGGTGTGATTTTAAGCCCTATCTTTGACAAAAACCATGAAGGACGTAATCAAGCTCTGTATCAACTATTAACGAGCAGCGGAATTAAGGTTGTATTTCTGGATCGCCACTTATATAACAGCGACATCCCATTTGTAACTAGTGATAATGTAGCTGGTGCCTATAAACTAACAAAGATGCTCATAGAAAAAGGACATCGGCGTATTTTATTTATCCGAAATTCCGACATAAGTACCCTTAATGAACGTTTGCTAGGGGTTAAACAAGCATTTCTTGATTCTGGAATCGAGTTCGACCCGGATCTGGATTTGCTCATTCCAACACAATTCGAGAACTTTCTAGAAGAGTTTGACGCATACAGCACCCAGGTGGCAGATAAGATTAAGGAAATTCAGTGCACTGCTATTTTCACTGCGAACGACCAAATTGCTGAGGCAGTTATTAATGCACTTGAGCAACTTCAAATAAATATTCCAGAAGACATATCACTTGTGACGTACGACGCGATTAACCTAAATCGTAAGCTTAAGCTTAATGTGACGGGAATTAATCAACCTTTTTACGATATGGGTAGAGCTGCGGCTACTCAGCTAATG
This portion of the Cohnella abietis genome encodes:
- a CDS encoding response regulator is translated as MKVILVDDEPVMHLIMKKMLIKLPGVQVAGAFADTQTAATFLDENSDIGLAFVDISMPGESGMTFAAKMEEAGSNTRIVFVTSHKEFALKAYELSVVDYLVKPVSQERLERTVNRVLAGRDSLRTQLPEDSAARGLGDIVITTLGDFSIQNEAVRVKWISSKSAELFAYLLLYRGKRIARSRLVTDIFGAMTMEGAEKYLNTTVYQLRKSLEPLGLRKAIQSENDGYALELSNATIDYEEFEQRVGNLESITADDVESLLQAERLYTGDLFGSKAYVWAIYETERLAELYVSFVKRLSEALISFQNTATAAKLLLKLYARNPLDESVVRLLMQIHGQDGNKKGLTAQYTDYVKLLGRELGIRPSKELILLYDSLVNEFVDNK
- a CDS encoding helix-turn-helix domain-containing protein, whose amino-acid sequence is MIIKPHAEDWKMTLAKQINEMIFHIFHVEHTSCTDQTELSSHFVSTYQVIFVSKGKGRIEINGEVHLAEAGKTFFLQKGKKVQITSNAQEPLEFYEIAYSYKSRYQTNGTWQLYKEEGITFPIEGEVYIGNHSQALHLFEQLYVSAQEQEDLRQYRQKSLFMEFIYIVLKGISEQQHDIVKGMEHTFNYLKTHYMEMISLDFLAEMAGFSPSYYSRLFKKIKGVSPTTYITKLRIERAKELLVLSNSSYQDIAQSVGYKEESYFSRMFKKETGHSPAHYLKLKRKKIAIMRHTFNGDLLALGVTPHVSVRLSDWDNFHLKDQLKDSRVIAIYDSHSLDDLIRFEPDIIVSDREWGNKNEDLSLIAPTVVISYWELDWRQRFLQIANVIGKHKEARGWLTRYDRKAMQAQVSIKAYIGDKTVLILRIIGGKLRVYGMDRNIGCVLYEDLQITPPQEVRAIKWRKAILTEDLPKYGADMILIMCSPKRRDQKLWEQVQLSSEWQGLTAVRSSQWHLIDIYPWIDYSALSHELMIDRILSLLTPSNKTSK
- a CDS encoding ABC transporter substrate-binding protein, translated to MFRVKTSVVSILLIAGLLLLAGCGSNNKENVGSNTPSPSGETPAATESGAPSQNKIIKHVWGEATIKETPVRIVALDYAFIDMLSVLDIKPVATVGIGESGFPDYLKDQVSGDGITNVGQAKQPNLEVLRSVKPDLILANPDRHEMIKDQLSDIAPTIAFDDDNYQMVLANLSLLADAVGKKEQGDKVIQTIEAKIKEGKERMQTAPSALVVGAFEDDSTVWLKSSFVGSILSGIGVNYLFDGTKDNSAAESKTDIAKLSLERLGEYNPDYIFLYGEPEKWLKNPIYKNLQAVKDNKAITVSRDLWSKGRGPRAAELIIDQALQTMAGDK
- a CDS encoding FecCD family ABC transporter permease, translated to MNQLQSGMRGQTKSAPYLFVGFIILAIILGSIGTFVGVKGLHWSNFSDLFNYDESNLLAYKVWEVRLPRVTLAIILGAGLAVAGCLLQGITRNPLSDSEIIGINQGASFFVVLSLVMFGLKDVTVTILIAGFVGAAVGGSLVLILSQSGAYSGTRLLLAGVSITLFMGSLTTGLLILQEDKLSEILYWMAGKLSGANWMDVKLSLLCVVPGTLIILLFARAFNIFSLGEEMAMGLGQNVVRLRRLAFVIVILIVGGAVALAGPIGFVGLIVPHMIRSLVGTDYRLVFPLSALAGINLLLAADISGQWLWYPSDIPVGIITALLGTPFFLYLMRRKMGDG
- a CDS encoding FecCD family ABC transporter permease, with product MNIHNIRRFRLTILVCCLLLVIAIVLSLRLGAVNIPFAQLIEELTQRDGIIYDYRLPRLIIAVCIGTNMAIAGAVLQGVTRNPLAAPDVIGITAGGGLATVILILAIPQFTQSMLPFFAFGGSICAGLLVFILAYQKGIKPNRLALCGVAVSSGLQAVITLFIVKYSPSASQALVWLKGSLYARTWDHVELLWPWTVVGTILALLSYRQLNVLLLSEDTILGLGSKINRVRLRLIIISVALAGSAVAAAGNIGFIGLVIPHLARLLVGSDFRLTLPTSALLGAVLVVFADTVGRIVMPPIEIPVGIITSLIGAPYFVYLLLKGRIVGKA
- a CDS encoding GntR family transcriptional regulator encodes the protein MSKYPYAKIKEDIKKRVMEGEWVGDKRLPSSRDFAQAYKSSVNTVEKAIKELCTEGLLKRDNRRGTFIDRGLVSQIGHSHSGLVAASVIGIDNLLWATALRGIEDVLHLHGFHLLSYSDDRSLDKLEALVKGAVAKGVDGVILSPIFDKNHEGRNQALYQLLTSSGIKVVFLDRHLYNSDIPFVTSDNVAGAYKLTKMLIEKGHRRILFIRNSDISTLNERLLGVKQAFLDSGIEFDPDLDLLIPTQFENFLEEFDAYSTQVADKIKEIQCTAIFTANDQIAEAVINALEQLQINIPEDISLVTYDAINLNRKLKLNVTGINQPFYDMGRAAATQLMNLLNGKDHFNVMGQICSAEINIGSTIAEVK